The Leucobacter viscericola genome includes a window with the following:
- the tpiA gene encoding triose-phosphate isomerase: protein MREPLPFVERTPLIAGNWKMNLDHLQAIAFVQKLSWALKDVKHDFGDVEVAVFPPFTDLRSVQTLLAADKLALTLGAQDVSPQQAGAFTGDVSAAMLAKLEVKYVLVGHSERRHGHGESNETVGEKARAAQAAGMVPVICVGETSEDLEAHGAAAIPLAQMQAAITQLPANAEFVIAYEPVWAIGSGQAATPEQAEEVARALREALRDLRGDDRAAATRILYGGSVASQNIAAFMRQPNVDGALVGGASLKVDEFSRIVQFKKHVTA from the coding sequence ATCCGCGAACCCCTGCCGTTTGTTGAGCGCACGCCGCTCATCGCGGGCAACTGGAAGATGAATCTCGATCATCTCCAGGCAATTGCGTTTGTGCAGAAACTGTCGTGGGCTTTGAAAGACGTCAAGCACGACTTCGGAGATGTTGAGGTCGCGGTGTTCCCGCCCTTCACCGATCTTCGCTCAGTGCAGACGCTGCTCGCCGCGGACAAGCTCGCGCTGACGCTCGGCGCGCAAGACGTCTCGCCGCAGCAGGCCGGAGCCTTTACGGGCGACGTTTCCGCTGCCATGCTCGCGAAGCTTGAGGTCAAGTACGTGCTCGTCGGCCACTCTGAGCGGCGCCACGGCCACGGTGAATCTAACGAAACCGTTGGCGAGAAAGCTCGCGCGGCTCAGGCCGCCGGCATGGTGCCCGTAATCTGCGTGGGGGAGACCTCGGAAGATCTCGAGGCACACGGTGCGGCCGCGATCCCACTCGCTCAGATGCAGGCAGCTATTACACAGCTTCCCGCGAATGCTGAGTTTGTGATCGCCTATGAGCCCGTGTGGGCAATTGGCAGCGGCCAGGCCGCCACCCCTGAGCAGGCTGAAGAGGTTGCTCGTGCACTCCGCGAGGCGCTCCGTGATCTTCGCGGCGACGACCGCGCCGCCGCCACTCGAATCCTGTACGGCGGATCCGTCGCGAGCCAGAACATCGCCGCGTTTATGCGCCAGCCGAATGTCGACGGTGCCCTTGTTGGCGGCGCCAGCCTCAAGGTTGACGAGTTCAGTCGCATCGTCCAATTCAAGAAACACGTGACGGCTTAG
- the rapZ gene encoding RNase adapter RapZ, which produces MSEATSGQEILIVTGMSGAGRSTVANTLEDLGWYVVDNLPLTMVKTLADMADKSGGALPRIVAVVDVRGRDLYSDIEHTVKDLRETATVRVVFLDATDEILVRRYESVRRPHPLQGEAGSLLEGIRLERDRLQELRASSDVVIDTSRYNVHDLSTATRELFSDDNTPGLQLSVLSFGFKYGAPTDVDLMADMRFLPNPFWETELRALTGVDPEVKEYVLSRDGAAEFIDNYVAALTPVFAGFQRENKRHASLAIGCTGGKHRSVAIARELADRLAGLPGVNVTLRHRDLGRE; this is translated from the coding sequence ATGAGCGAGGCAACATCCGGTCAGGAGATCCTGATTGTCACGGGAATGTCCGGTGCCGGGCGAAGCACCGTCGCGAACACCCTCGAAGATTTGGGCTGGTATGTCGTTGACAACCTGCCCCTCACGATGGTCAAGACGCTCGCCGACATGGCAGACAAGTCCGGGGGAGCACTCCCGCGAATCGTTGCGGTGGTCGATGTGCGCGGACGCGATCTGTACTCCGACATCGAGCACACCGTCAAAGATCTGCGGGAGACCGCAACCGTCCGTGTTGTTTTCCTTGACGCAACGGACGAGATTCTGGTGCGCCGCTACGAGTCCGTGCGCCGTCCACATCCGCTGCAGGGCGAGGCGGGCAGCCTGCTCGAGGGTATCCGCCTTGAGCGCGATCGCCTGCAAGAGCTCCGCGCCTCCAGCGACGTGGTCATTGATACCTCGCGCTACAACGTCCACGATCTCTCGACGGCCACACGCGAATTGTTCTCAGACGACAACACGCCCGGGCTGCAACTCTCCGTTCTGAGCTTTGGCTTTAAGTACGGCGCTCCAACCGACGTGGACCTGATGGCAGACATGCGATTCCTGCCCAACCCCTTCTGGGAGACGGAGCTTCGTGCCCTGACCGGCGTTGATCCCGAGGTCAAAGAGTACGTTCTCAGCCGCGATGGTGCCGCTGAATTTATCGATAACTACGTGGCCGCGCTGACCCCGGTATTTGCCGGCTTCCAGCGCGAGAACAAACGCCACGCTTCTCTTGCTATAGGCTGCACCGGTGGCAAACACCGCTCAGTTGCGATCGCGCGCGAACTAGCGGATCGCCTCGCGGGACTGCCGGGTGTCAATGTGACGCTGCGTCACCGTGACCTCGGTCGCGAATAG
- a CDS encoding RNA polymerase-binding protein RbpA, which translates to MAGSNAIRGARVGSGPMGEKDHGVRADRVQISYWDALGNETVRYFAADIIEEDIPEQIDCPTTGLPAGRDKENPPVLLKNEPYKTHLAYVKERRTPEEAEELLEAALLKLRQRRGTAKITA; encoded by the coding sequence GTGGCAGGCAGTAACGCCATTCGTGGCGCTCGCGTCGGATCTGGCCCCATGGGGGAGAAGGATCACGGCGTTCGCGCAGACCGTGTTCAGATTTCATACTGGGATGCGCTCGGCAATGAGACGGTTCGCTACTTCGCGGCCGACATCATTGAAGAAGACATTCCCGAGCAGATCGATTGCCCTACAACTGGGCTTCCCGCGGGCAGGGACAAAGAGAACCCGCCCGTTCTGCTCAAGAACGAGCCATACAAGACGCACCTCGCTTATGTGAAGGAGCGCCGCACACCTGAGGAGGCTGAGGAGTTGCTTGAGGCAGCACTGCTGAAGCTCCGCCAGCGCCGCGGTACGGCCAAGATTACGGCGTAA
- a CDS encoding phosphoglycerate kinase, whose product MRTIESLGSLTSRTVIVRCDLNVPLSDGVITDDGRIRASLTTIRELREAGAKVVLISHLGRPKGEPEERYSLRPVASRMAELLGAPVQFVAETVGDEAAAAVAALNDGDVVLLENLRFNPGETSKDEAERRAFATQLAAYGDAFVSDGFGVVHRSQASVTDLAELLPSAAGRLVAGELEVLRKLTDDPARPYTVVLGGSKVSDKLGVIAHLLERVDTLLIGGGMLFTFLAAQGHSVAASLLEADQLDTVRGYLAQAEQRGVRIVLPTDIVVAEAFAADAAHETVAADAIESSSFGAAGIGLDIGPETAAAFAAIIADSATVFWNGPMGVFEMEAFAAGTRTVARALTETNGFTVVGGGDSAAAVRALGFADDQFGHISTGGGASLEFLEGKTLPGLEVLA is encoded by the coding sequence ATGCGCACCATCGAGTCCCTGGGTTCGCTCACGTCACGCACCGTCATTGTTCGCTGTGACCTGAATGTTCCTCTGTCGGATGGCGTCATCACAGATGACGGCAGGATCCGCGCCTCACTCACCACGATTCGCGAGTTGCGCGAGGCTGGTGCGAAGGTTGTACTCATTAGCCACCTCGGCCGCCCGAAGGGGGAGCCGGAGGAGCGCTATTCGCTTCGCCCCGTTGCATCACGCATGGCCGAGCTGCTCGGTGCACCGGTGCAGTTCGTCGCAGAGACCGTGGGCGATGAGGCAGCAGCGGCCGTTGCGGCGCTGAACGACGGCGACGTCGTGCTGCTCGAGAATCTCCGCTTCAACCCGGGTGAGACGAGTAAAGACGAGGCCGAGCGACGAGCGTTCGCAACCCAGCTTGCCGCCTACGGTGACGCGTTTGTTTCAGATGGTTTTGGTGTGGTGCACCGCTCGCAGGCGAGCGTCACCGATCTCGCAGAACTGCTACCGAGTGCTGCTGGGCGTCTCGTCGCCGGTGAGCTCGAGGTGCTTCGTAAACTGACCGACGATCCCGCCCGCCCCTACACCGTGGTACTCGGCGGCTCGAAGGTCTCCGACAAACTTGGTGTTATCGCGCACCTGCTCGAGCGGGTCGACACGCTCCTCATCGGCGGCGGCATGCTCTTCACGTTTCTTGCAGCGCAGGGTCACAGTGTTGCGGCAAGCCTGCTCGAGGCGGACCAGCTCGACACTGTGCGCGGCTACCTCGCTCAGGCTGAGCAGCGAGGCGTACGCATCGTGCTGCCGACCGACATCGTTGTTGCAGAGGCCTTTGCGGCTGACGCGGCCCACGAGACCGTCGCAGCTGATGCAATTGAGTCCAGCAGCTTCGGCGCCGCAGGAATCGGCCTCGACATCGGCCCTGAGACCGCGGCTGCCTTCGCAGCGATCATCGCCGACTCGGCAACGGTCTTCTGGAACGGCCCCATGGGTGTGTTCGAGATGGAGGCCTTTGCGGCGGGCACCCGCACCGTCGCGCGGGCACTCACCGAGACCAACGGGTTTACCGTTGTCGGTGGGGGTGACTCCGCGGCCGCCGTGCGCGCGCTCGGTTTTGCAGACGATCAATTTGGCCATATCTCCACGGGTGGCGGCGCCAGCCTGGAGTTCCTTGAGGGCAAAACACTGCCCGGTCTGGAGGTACTCGCGTGA
- a CDS encoding heme o synthase — protein sequence MSTEISAQTQSAAQHPRRSFWRTVNNYVALTKPRVMELLLVVTVPAMILAQGGLPNLWLVLATLLGGAMSAGSAGAFNCYLDRDMDRKMKRTKNRPLVTGEISDRNALVFAWVLGALSVVWLYFTTTWLAAALSVGAIFFYVVIYTMLLKRHSEQNIIWGGIAGCFPVLIGWAAVTNSLDWPAWVFFLIIFLWTPPHYWPLSMRYRDDYAAAGVPMLGVVRGRATVGLQIILYAWATVASSLLLLPAPGISWLYLVVAVVSGGYFIIQAHRLYGNAIRGQEGKPMLVFHGSITYLSVLSLAIAIDPLLPF from the coding sequence ATGTCCACCGAGATCTCAGCCCAGACCCAGTCGGCGGCACAACACCCTCGACGCAGCTTCTGGCGTACCGTAAATAATTACGTTGCGCTCACCAAGCCCCGCGTCATGGAGTTGCTGCTCGTCGTAACCGTACCCGCCATGATCCTTGCGCAGGGTGGGTTGCCGAACCTTTGGCTGGTGCTCGCGACGTTGCTCGGCGGTGCCATGAGTGCCGGATCCGCGGGTGCATTCAACTGCTACCTCGATCGCGACATGGATCGCAAGATGAAGCGGACCAAAAACCGCCCACTCGTCACCGGTGAGATCTCCGATCGCAACGCGCTCGTTTTTGCGTGGGTACTCGGCGCACTCTCGGTTGTGTGGCTGTACTTCACCACAACCTGGCTCGCAGCTGCGCTGTCTGTCGGCGCCATCTTCTTCTACGTCGTGATCTACACGATGCTGCTGAAGCGCCACAGCGAGCAGAACATCATCTGGGGCGGGATCGCCGGGTGTTTCCCCGTGCTCATCGGCTGGGCTGCCGTAACCAACAGTCTTGACTGGCCCGCCTGGGTGTTCTTCCTCATCATCTTCCTGTGGACCCCGCCGCACTACTGGCCACTCTCGATGCGCTACCGCGACGACTACGCTGCGGCCGGTGTGCCCATGCTCGGCGTCGTGCGCGGTCGCGCGACCGTAGGCCTGCAGATCATTCTGTACGCGTGGGCCACTGTTGCGTCGAGCCTGCTGCTGCTCCCCGCGCCGGGGATCAGCTGGCTGTACCTGGTTGTTGCGGTCGTCTCCGGCGGTTACTTCATCATCCAGGCGCACCGCCTCTACGGCAACGCGATCCGCGGCCAAGAGGGCAAACCGATGCTGGTCTTCCACGGCTCGATCACCTATCTTTCGGTGCTCTCGCTCGCGATCGCGATCGATCCGCTGCTGCCGTTCTAG
- a CDS encoding glucose-6-phosphate isomerase — protein sequence MTIQLSIPSVLDEQKLSRNLAALVRDRVASRIFEKDATLWGDAAEAEAAIRLGWTDFVQSAEAVVSEAEQFRDELRARGVDRVVLCGMGGSSLAPAVICRWAGVPLDTIDSTHPAVVKAALQGDLARTVVVVSSKSGGTIETLSHRAAFMSAFREAGLDPAQHMAVVTDPGSALEADARAAGQRVFLADPNVGGRFSALTAFGLVPSVLAGADARGLVAEAQAVRELLKADTPNNPAFVLAASIMSDLPEKYVLGIDSEPDARWGLGSWIEQLVAESTGKDGKGVLPIALPEDAAELQQTPANTRIVRVGSGSQNPESGAANELLVAAPLGAQLLLWETATAVLGRLLDIDPFNQPDVESAKVAARAQLEAVPQQGDTSAVPSRASVSESQDPAALLATLRQSVPVNGYVAIQAYLDPQGPCAPLLNELRNRLAKAMGVPVALGWGPSYLHSTGQLHKGGPALGAFLQITEQNLEPLEIPGSENGFDTLIAAQARGDRDVLRERGRTVLTLASSDPAAGLRDLLAAL from the coding sequence ATGACTATTCAACTCAGCATCCCCAGCGTTCTTGACGAACAGAAGCTCTCCCGCAATCTTGCCGCGCTTGTGCGGGATCGCGTAGCCAGTCGTATCTTTGAGAAAGATGCGACGCTGTGGGGGGATGCTGCCGAAGCGGAAGCGGCGATTCGGCTCGGCTGGACGGACTTTGTGCAGTCAGCCGAAGCCGTTGTTTCTGAGGCGGAGCAGTTTCGCGACGAGCTGCGTGCACGCGGGGTTGACCGAGTTGTGCTCTGCGGTATGGGTGGATCAAGCCTTGCCCCCGCGGTGATTTGCCGCTGGGCCGGGGTGCCGCTCGACACCATCGACTCGACACACCCCGCTGTCGTGAAGGCAGCGTTGCAGGGAGACCTCGCCCGCACGGTTGTGGTGGTGAGCTCCAAGTCTGGTGGAACCATCGAGACCCTCAGCCACCGCGCGGCGTTTATGTCGGCATTTCGCGAGGCGGGTCTTGATCCCGCGCAGCACATGGCCGTGGTTACGGATCCCGGATCTGCGCTCGAAGCCGACGCTCGTGCGGCCGGGCAACGTGTGTTCCTCGCAGACCCCAACGTTGGCGGACGATTCTCTGCGCTGACAGCGTTTGGACTTGTGCCCTCGGTTCTCGCGGGCGCTGATGCACGAGGGCTTGTCGCTGAGGCCCAGGCTGTGCGCGAGCTACTCAAAGCTGATACCCCCAACAACCCGGCATTCGTTCTCGCAGCTTCGATCATGAGCGATCTGCCCGAGAAATACGTACTCGGCATTGACTCCGAACCCGATGCTCGTTGGGGCCTCGGGTCGTGGATCGAGCAACTGGTCGCTGAGTCGACCGGTAAAGACGGCAAGGGAGTGCTGCCAATCGCGCTTCCCGAGGATGCCGCCGAGCTGCAGCAGACCCCTGCGAACACGCGAATCGTGCGGGTGGGGTCGGGATCGCAGAACCCCGAATCGGGAGCGGCGAACGAGCTGCTGGTCGCCGCTCCGCTCGGAGCCCAACTTCTGCTCTGGGAGACCGCCACAGCTGTACTCGGTCGACTGCTAGATATCGACCCCTTCAACCAGCCCGATGTTGAATCGGCAAAGGTCGCCGCTCGCGCTCAACTGGAGGCTGTCCCCCAGCAGGGTGACACCTCCGCTGTGCCATCCCGCGCGAGTGTCAGTGAGTCGCAGGATCCTGCCGCCCTGCTCGCAACGCTCCGTCAGAGTGTGCCTGTGAATGGCTATGTGGCGATCCAGGCGTATCTTGATCCGCAGGGCCCGTGCGCGCCGCTGCTGAATGAGCTGCGTAACCGTCTCGCCAAGGCGATGGGTGTTCCGGTTGCACTCGGCTGGGGCCCGAGCTACCTGCACTCGACCGGGCAGCTGCACAAGGGAGGCCCCGCGCTGGGCGCTTTCTTGCAGATCACCGAGCAGAATCTCGAGCCGCTTGAGATCCCGGGCTCCGAGAACGGTTTTGACACACTTATCGCGGCCCAGGCGCGCGGGGATCGTGATGTGCTGAGAGAGCGCGGCCGGACAGTGCTGACACTCGCCAGCTCTGACCCCGCAGCTGGGCTGCGCGATCTTCTAGCTGCGCTATAA
- the uvrC gene encoding excinuclease ABC subunit UvrC: MIQGVDNRGSFRPAQGEIPTSPGVYRFSDRHGRVLYIGKAKVLRSRLANYFQPLHSLQPRTQRMLALAAKVDWTVVATDTESLVLEHTWITEFKPPFNVQFKDDKTYPYLAVTLREEAPRLIITRNEKIRGARYFGPYPKVWALRETTTLLQQAFPIRTCNDADYKRAMTSGRPCLAGQIGRCGGPCSMQISIEDHRARVTELVSFLAGGDQSHLKQLRVDMRAAAADQRYEDAARLRDQVQAVEHVMEKNAVVLGLDTNVDVFGLRADELAASAHQFIIRDGRIRGERSWIVDVEIDDSPGTLLEQVLQSAYEGEREPPPEILVPQLPENSLELEEVLSAKRPRRGKVRVRIPERGDKVQLMDRATLNAGEHLIRYKLKRAADLTARTDALAELQQALDMDEAPLRIECIDVSHLQGTGVVASLVVFEDGLPAKGAYRKYRIEETRDDTDSIHQVVSRRAAQLNLARENNEPSSGIYRDRPQLLIVDGGEPQVKAAARALAEANITDIALCGVAKRLEEIWLPGDPFPVILPRTSEALFMVQRIRDEAHRFAITFQRQRRSTSIASQLSEVPGLGPKRVQGLLKHFGSVARLRSASVEELAAAPGLGTKLAEQILNHLNTEATPAKLDGANESDLDREGTE; this comes from the coding sequence TTGATCCAGGGAGTTGATAATCGCGGATCGTTTCGCCCCGCCCAGGGCGAGATTCCGACGAGCCCCGGCGTCTATCGCTTCAGCGACCGGCACGGGCGAGTGCTGTACATCGGCAAGGCAAAGGTTCTCCGTTCCCGCCTAGCCAACTACTTCCAACCGCTCCACTCACTCCAGCCGCGCACGCAGCGCATGCTGGCGCTGGCTGCGAAGGTCGACTGGACGGTTGTCGCGACCGACACTGAGTCCCTGGTGCTTGAGCACACCTGGATCACGGAGTTCAAGCCGCCCTTTAACGTCCAGTTCAAGGACGACAAAACCTACCCCTACCTCGCCGTCACGCTGCGCGAGGAGGCCCCCCGCCTCATCATCACTCGCAACGAAAAGATCCGCGGCGCACGCTACTTTGGCCCCTACCCAAAGGTGTGGGCGCTGCGCGAGACAACGACCCTGCTGCAGCAGGCGTTCCCGATCCGCACCTGCAACGACGCCGATTACAAGCGCGCTATGACCAGCGGCCGCCCGTGCCTCGCCGGTCAGATCGGCCGCTGCGGTGGCCCGTGCTCCATGCAGATCAGCATTGAGGATCACCGCGCGCGCGTCACAGAGCTCGTTTCGTTTTTGGCGGGAGGCGATCAGAGCCACCTCAAGCAGCTTCGTGTCGACATGCGCGCGGCCGCAGCAGACCAGCGCTACGAAGACGCGGCCCGACTGCGCGACCAGGTGCAGGCCGTCGAGCACGTCATGGAAAAGAACGCCGTGGTGCTCGGGCTCGACACCAACGTGGACGTCTTTGGGCTGCGCGCCGATGAGCTCGCCGCGTCCGCTCACCAGTTCATTATTCGCGATGGCAGGATCCGGGGCGAACGAAGCTGGATCGTTGACGTCGAGATTGACGATTCACCAGGCACACTTCTCGAGCAGGTGCTCCAGTCGGCCTACGAGGGTGAGCGCGAACCCCCACCCGAGATCCTCGTGCCGCAGTTGCCAGAGAACTCCCTCGAACTCGAAGAGGTGCTCAGCGCAAAGCGCCCGCGCCGCGGCAAAGTGCGCGTGCGCATTCCCGAGCGCGGTGACAAGGTGCAGCTTATGGATCGCGCGACGCTCAACGCCGGAGAGCACCTCATCAGGTACAAGCTCAAACGTGCGGCCGACCTCACCGCCCGCACCGACGCGCTGGCCGAGCTACAGCAGGCCCTCGACATGGACGAGGCTCCGCTGCGCATCGAGTGCATCGACGTCTCGCATCTGCAGGGCACCGGCGTCGTTGCCTCTCTCGTGGTGTTCGAAGATGGACTCCCCGCGAAGGGCGCCTACCGCAAGTACAGAATCGAAGAGACCCGCGACGACACCGACTCAATCCACCAGGTGGTGTCTCGCCGTGCGGCTCAGCTGAACCTCGCCCGCGAGAACAACGAACCGTCTTCTGGCATCTACCGTGATCGTCCGCAGCTCCTCATCGTTGACGGCGGCGAGCCCCAGGTCAAGGCTGCAGCTCGCGCGCTTGCAGAGGCGAACATCACCGACATCGCGCTCTGCGGCGTCGCGAAACGCCTCGAAGAAATCTGGCTTCCCGGTGATCCTTTCCCGGTTATTCTGCCGCGCACAAGCGAGGCTCTGTTTATGGTGCAGCGCATTCGCGACGAGGCCCACCGCTTTGCCATCACCTTCCAGCGCCAGCGCCGCAGCACCTCAATTGCGAGCCAGCTCTCCGAGGTGCCCGGACTCGGCCCCAAACGCGTTCAGGGCCTCCTGAAACACTTCGGATCGGTGGCCCGTTTGCGCAGTGCCTCGGTCGAAGAACTGGCCGCTGCGCCGGGACTCGGCACAAAACTGGCCGAACAGATCCTGAACCACCTGAATACTGAGGCAACGCCCGCTAAGCTTGATGGAGCAAACGAATCGGATCTAGATCGGGAGGGGACCGAATGA
- a CDS encoding superoxide dismutase has product MAAYSLPELPYDYAALEPHISGKIMQLHHDKHHQAYVTGANTALEQLTEARDSGNLAAVNKLEKDLAFNVGGHVNHTIFWNNLSPEGGERPEGELAAAIDEYFGDFEKFQAHFTATAMGVQGSGWAVLAWDALGQRANVVQLFDQQGNLPAGTVPLLMLDVWEHAYYLDYLNVRADYVKAFWNIANWQDVAKRFEAARKQTPGLI; this is encoded by the coding sequence ATGGCTGCCTACTCACTTCCTGAGCTTCCGTACGACTACGCCGCACTCGAGCCACACATCAGTGGCAAGATCATGCAGCTGCACCACGACAAGCACCACCAGGCCTATGTGACCGGTGCGAACACTGCTCTTGAGCAGCTGACCGAGGCCCGCGATTCCGGCAACCTTGCCGCGGTCAACAAGCTGGAGAAGGACCTCGCGTTTAACGTCGGTGGCCACGTCAACCACACGATTTTCTGGAACAACCTCTCACCCGAGGGCGGCGAGCGCCCCGAGGGCGAGCTGGCCGCTGCGATCGACGAGTACTTCGGCGACTTCGAGAAGTTCCAGGCTCACTTCACCGCGACCGCGATGGGCGTGCAGGGCTCCGGTTGGGCCGTGCTTGCCTGGGACGCACTTGGCCAGCGCGCCAACGTTGTGCAGCTTTTCGATCAGCAGGGCAACCTGCCGGCTGGCACTGTTCCGCTGCTGATGCTCGATGTCTGGGAGCACGCGTACTACCTTGATTACCTCAACGTACGCGCCGACTACGTGAAGGCATTCTGGAACATCGCAAACTGGCAAGATGTCGCAAAGCGCTTCGAGGCAGCTCGCAAGCAGACCCCGGGTCTGATCTAG
- the tal gene encoding transaldolase, translated as MTNPTGALSEAGVSIWLDDLSRDRIESGSLRELIGSHSVVGVTTNPTIFAGAIGGGVGYGDRLASCASRGLSVDETIVELTTADVSDACDVFADVYASTGGLDGRVSIEVAPGLARDAAGTVAQARELWARVDRPNAMIKIPATVEGLEAITETIAAGISVNVTLIFSLERYRQVINAYLTGLERARAAGIDLSSIRSVASFFVSRLDTEIDARLEAVGTPEALALKGKAGIANARLAYEVFEQSFRSERARFLRSLGAHVQRPLWASTGVKDPALRDTLYVEELVAADVVNTMPEATLRAVADHGEVRGDTITTEFLESNQLLNAIDAQGIDYVEVTAKLEEEGLKKFEASWNELCETVKQALQS; from the coding sequence ATGACGAACCCGACAGGTGCGCTGAGCGAGGCTGGAGTCAGTATCTGGTTGGACGATCTGTCGCGCGACCGGATCGAGAGTGGCAGTCTGCGCGAGCTGATCGGCTCGCACAGCGTGGTCGGCGTGACCACCAATCCGACAATCTTCGCGGGCGCAATCGGAGGCGGCGTCGGCTACGGCGACCGCCTTGCGAGTTGTGCCTCCCGTGGACTCAGCGTCGACGAGACGATCGTTGAACTGACGACCGCCGATGTGAGCGATGCGTGCGATGTGTTCGCTGACGTGTATGCGTCGACCGGCGGTCTTGACGGGCGCGTCTCGATTGAGGTTGCCCCCGGCCTTGCGCGCGATGCCGCGGGAACTGTCGCGCAGGCGCGTGAACTTTGGGCGCGCGTGGACCGGCCCAACGCCATGATCAAGATTCCCGCGACGGTCGAGGGGCTCGAAGCCATCACCGAGACCATCGCGGCCGGCATCAGCGTGAACGTGACCCTGATCTTCAGCCTCGAGCGCTATCGCCAGGTCATTAATGCGTACCTCACCGGACTTGAGCGCGCGCGCGCTGCCGGGATCGACCTTTCCAGCATCCGGTCCGTCGCCTCGTTCTTCGTGTCCCGCTTGGACACCGAGATTGACGCGCGCCTCGAGGCCGTTGGCACCCCTGAGGCGCTTGCGCTGAAGGGTAAGGCCGGAATTGCCAACGCGCGTCTCGCCTACGAGGTGTTCGAACAGAGCTTTCGGAGCGAGCGAGCACGGTTCTTGCGATCGCTTGGCGCTCACGTGCAGCGTCCGCTGTGGGCATCAACGGGAGTGAAAGATCCCGCGCTGCGCGACACGCTCTACGTCGAAGAGCTTGTCGCTGCCGACGTGGTCAACACCATGCCCGAGGCAACACTCCGCGCTGTGGCAGACCACGGTGAGGTGCGTGGCGACACAATTACCACGGAGTTCCTCGAGTCGAACCAGTTGCTCAACGCGATTGATGCGCAGGGCATCGATTACGTTGAGGTAACCGCAAAGCTTGAAGAAGAGGGGCTGAAGAAGTTCGAGGCCTCGTGGAACGAGCTGTGCGAGACCGTGAAGCAGGCGCTTCAGAGCTAA
- the whiA gene encoding DNA-binding protein WhiA, whose product MPSTSEVKSELVRFPMQRTGERTAEVATILRLAGGLHTISGRIALEAELHTPQIVQRVRKDLAELYGVRSEAKQLPPTATRPGAPQFLVRVLDGETLARQLGLLDQRRRQIRGLPNRLTTGSPTELAALWRGAFLARGGITAPGRSAGLEILCPSSEVAMALVGAAGRIGIESKSREIRGQNKVLIRDAEVIGEMLEAMGALDARARWDELRKARETRATANRLVNFDDANLRRSAQASVAACARVERALEILGDEVPEHLRYAGELRLQHREASLDDLGARAEPVLTKDAVAGRIRRLLAMADKEAESRGIPGTDANLPDELD is encoded by the coding sequence GTGCCGTCTACCTCCGAGGTTAAGAGCGAGCTTGTGCGATTTCCGATGCAGCGCACCGGAGAACGCACCGCTGAGGTGGCGACGATCCTTCGTCTGGCCGGTGGCCTGCACACCATTTCGGGCCGCATCGCTCTTGAGGCAGAACTTCACACCCCCCAGATTGTGCAGCGGGTTCGCAAGGATCTCGCTGAGCTCTACGGCGTGCGCTCCGAGGCGAAGCAGCTCCCACCGACGGCCACCCGTCCCGGCGCACCACAGTTTCTCGTTCGAGTGCTCGACGGCGAAACCCTCGCCCGTCAGCTCGGTCTGCTTGACCAGCGCCGCCGCCAGATCCGCGGTTTACCGAACCGCTTGACCACCGGCTCACCGACCGAGCTCGCCGCCCTCTGGCGCGGTGCGTTCCTTGCGCGCGGCGGCATCACCGCCCCGGGTCGCTCCGCGGGCCTTGAGATTCTCTGCCCGAGCAGCGAGGTTGCCATGGCCCTCGTTGGGGCAGCGGGCAGGATCGGGATCGAGTCCAAGAGCCGTGAGATTCGTGGCCAGAACAAGGTATTGATTCGCGACGCCGAGGTCATCGGCGAAATGCTTGAGGCGATGGGCGCACTCGATGCCCGCGCTCGCTGGGACGAACTGCGCAAGGCCCGCGAAACCCGCGCCACTGCGAACCGCCTGGTGAACTTCGACGATGCCAACCTGCGCCGCTCGGCGCAGGCCTCCGTCGCCGCCTGTGCGCGCGTGGAGCGTGCTCTCGAAATCCTGGGTGACGAGGTGCCAGAGCACCTGCGGTACGCCGGCGAGCTGCGGTTGCAGCACCGCGAGGCGAGCCTTGACGACCTCGGCGCTCGCGCCGAGCCAGTGCTCACCAAGGATGCGGTAGCGGGTCGAATCCGCCGCCTCCTTGCGATGGCTGACAAAGAAGCTGAGTCCCGCGGCATCCCGGGCACCGACGCAAACCTGCCCGACGAACTCGACTGA
- the secG gene encoding preprotein translocase subunit SecG, giving the protein MLILKIALIVILVITSLLLTLFILLHKGRGGGLSDMFGGGVTSSLGSSGVAERNLNRITVVVSLIWVVSIIGLGLLARFSVV; this is encoded by the coding sequence GTGCTCATCCTCAAGATCGCACTGATCGTCATTCTCGTGATCACGAGCTTGCTGCTCACGCTGTTTATTTTGCTCCACAAGGGCCGCGGTGGCGGTCTTTCCGACATGTTCGGCGGTGGCGTAACCTCGAGTCTCGGGTCATCGGGGGTAGCGGAACGTAACCTTAACCGCATCACCGTTGTGGTGTCATTGATTTGGGTTGTATCGATCATCGGACTCGGGCTGCTCGCTCGTTTCTCGGTGGTCTAG